A window from Aliamphritea hakodatensis encodes these proteins:
- a CDS encoding mechanosensitive ion channel family protein, translating into MIAFEQWWQNLIAGHVDNSWIVVVFSIVFLTMLANFFSNRMFNRLAEQLAKTRNIWDDILLLAARKPVALMIWVIGGSWALNVVDRSTGSDFMSVADPARRVLVIVTIAWFLIRFIRRAEIALVSPEKTSKPMDQTTVGAMGKLLRASIFVTSALVVLQSFGYSISGVLAFGGIGGLAIGFAAKDLLANFFGGLMIYLDRPFKVGDWIRSPDQEIEGTVEDIGWRQTCIRTFDKRPLYVPNATFTSISVENPSRMTNRRIYENIGLRYEDAPKVAAVISDVKAMLQQHPDIDANQTLIVNLNSFGASSLDFFIYTFTRTTDWVQYHEIKQDVLSRVIDIVQSHEADFAFPTQTVHLPDAVRLASEERPA; encoded by the coding sequence ATGATCGCGTTTGAGCAGTGGTGGCAAAACCTGATTGCTGGCCATGTTGATAACAGCTGGATTGTGGTTGTTTTCAGTATCGTGTTTCTCACTATGCTGGCCAACTTTTTCTCCAACCGGATGTTTAACCGTCTGGCGGAACAGCTGGCGAAAACCCGTAATATCTGGGATGACATTTTGCTGCTGGCTGCCAGAAAGCCGGTTGCGCTGATGATCTGGGTGATCGGTGGCAGCTGGGCGCTGAATGTGGTGGATCGCAGTACCGGTTCCGATTTTATGAGCGTTGCAGATCCTGCCCGGCGGGTGCTGGTGATCGTGACGATTGCCTGGTTTCTGATTCGTTTTATTCGTCGGGCAGAAATTGCGCTGGTCAGCCCTGAAAAAACCAGTAAGCCTATGGACCAGACAACCGTCGGCGCCATGGGGAAGTTGTTACGGGCATCTATTTTTGTAACCTCTGCGCTGGTTGTGTTGCAGAGCTTCGGCTACAGCATTTCAGGGGTGCTGGCGTTTGGTGGTATCGGTGGTCTGGCGATAGGCTTTGCCGCCAAGGATCTGCTGGCGAATTTCTTTGGCGGGCTGATGATCTATCTGGACCGGCCATTCAAGGTGGGGGACTGGATACGGTCTCCTGATCAGGAAATAGAAGGTACGGTTGAGGATATTGGCTGGCGTCAGACCTGTATCCGTACGTTTGATAAGCGGCCGCTGTACGTACCGAATGCCACGTTTACCAGTATTTCTGTAGAGAACCCTTCCCGGATGACTAACCGGCGTATCTATGAAAATATTGGCCTGCGCTATGAAGATGCCCCTAAGGTGGCAGCCGTGATCTCGGATGTTAAAGCAATGCTGCAACAGCATCCGGACATTGATGCTAACCAGACGCTGATTGTGAACCTGAACAGCTTTGGTGCTTCATCGCTGGATTTCTTTATTTATACCTTTACCCGCACAACTGACTGGGTTCAGTACCATGAAATTAAACAGGATGTACTGAGCCGGGTGATTGATATTGTTCAGTCTCATGAGGCGGATTTTGCGTTTCCGACGCAAACGGTGCATCTGCCGGATGCAGTGCGCCTGGCCAGTGAAGAACGGCCGGCATAA
- the yddG gene encoding aromatic amino acid exporter YddG — protein sequence MKQRQATLIGFSAILLWGTLALFTRLTDGLIPPFQLMAMSFAIAFLLMLSRFIFQGHLGLRHLKHPKRVWLLGISGYFGYHFCFFSAMQLAPAVEVSLLAYLWPLLIVLLAGLLPGESLTLKHICGALLALLGCWLLISKPESGFESRYINGYLLAISCAFIWSGYSVLSRLISQVSTDTVAWFCAGTSLLALICHLALETTVWPEKTTQWAGIIGLGIGPVGIAFFTWDYGIKRGNLQLLGVLAYAAPLISTLLLVAAGLADTSWTLAVASLTIVAGSLIAGIGKKPTKRTLST from the coding sequence ATGAAACAACGCCAGGCCACACTGATTGGCTTCAGTGCAATTCTGCTCTGGGGGACGCTCGCCCTATTCACCCGGCTGACTGACGGCCTGATTCCACCTTTTCAGCTGATGGCGATGAGCTTTGCAATCGCCTTCCTGCTTATGCTCAGCCGGTTTATCTTTCAGGGTCACCTCGGCCTGCGACACCTGAAACACCCTAAAAGGGTATGGCTGCTGGGAATTAGCGGTTATTTCGGTTATCACTTTTGCTTTTTCAGCGCGATGCAACTGGCACCGGCCGTCGAAGTCAGCCTGCTCGCCTATCTGTGGCCACTGCTAATCGTTTTGCTGGCCGGCCTTCTGCCCGGGGAATCACTGACACTGAAACATATCTGCGGTGCACTGCTGGCACTGCTGGGCTGCTGGTTGCTGATCAGCAAACCTGAAAGCGGTTTTGAAAGCCGTTACATCAATGGCTATTTACTGGCAATAAGCTGCGCCTTTATCTGGTCAGGCTACTCCGTACTGAGCCGGCTGATCAGCCAGGTATCCACCGATACCGTTGCCTGGTTTTGCGCGGGAACCTCCCTGCTGGCACTGATTTGCCATCTTGCACTGGAAACCACTGTCTGGCCCGAAAAAACTACCCAGTGGGCGGGCATTATCGGTCTGGGAATTGGCCCGGTGGGCATTGCATTCTTCACATGGGACTATGGTATCAAACGGGGAAACCTTCAGTTGCTCGGCGTACTGGCATACGCCGCCCCCCTGATTTCTACCCTGCTACTGGTCGCTGCCGGCCTGGCAGATACCAGTTGGACGCTTGCAGTTGCCAGCCTGACAATTGTTGCCGGATCACTGATCGCCGGTATTGGCAAAAAACCCACAAAACGCACACTCAGTACCTGA
- a CDS encoding helix-turn-helix domain-containing protein, with product MDNKEQPATIDTGALTGLQLDLRSYTTDTESHSHDYHQLVLPVAGNLDIQIGNTGGLVDNCKGAIIAAGAVHEFAAQGSNRFLVADIPYSLARQLEQLPAFIELDDSLSHYVQFLHSQMTGQQTQQPSSQQQMLLLLVQLLNERFTDTDSNPDARVTAVKRYIDNHYAEAITARQLASTANLSPRQLGQIFKARTGMTPQQYLLEKRMQTAWLLLSNSQEPVQIIADKVGYRNLAAFSDRFRKHFGHSPRYFRQHSE from the coding sequence ATGGATAATAAAGAACAACCTGCCACCATAGACACCGGCGCACTGACAGGCTTACAGCTGGATTTACGCAGCTACACCACCGACACTGAATCCCACAGCCATGACTATCATCAACTGGTGTTACCCGTAGCCGGCAATCTGGACATTCAGATTGGCAACACCGGCGGCCTGGTAGACAACTGTAAAGGTGCCATTATTGCCGCCGGCGCCGTACATGAATTTGCCGCACAAGGCAGCAACCGCTTTCTGGTCGCGGATATTCCCTACTCCCTTGCCCGACAACTTGAACAACTGCCTGCGTTCATTGAGCTGGATGACAGCCTCAGCCACTACGTACAGTTCCTGCACAGCCAGATGACCGGCCAGCAAACACAACAACCTTCCAGCCAGCAGCAAATGCTACTGTTACTGGTCCAACTGCTGAACGAACGCTTCACCGATACAGACAGCAACCCGGACGCCCGGGTCACTGCGGTTAAACGCTATATAGATAACCATTACGCTGAAGCCATTACCGCCCGGCAACTGGCATCAACAGCAAACCTCAGCCCCCGGCAGCTGGGCCAGATATTTAAAGCCCGGACAGGCATGACGCCGCAACAGTACTTACTGGAAAAACGCATGCAGACCGCCTGGCTGCTGTTAAGCAATTCGCAGGAACCGGTGCAAATCATTGCAGACAAGGTCGGTTACCGGAATCTGGCGGCATTCAGCGACCGTTTCCGTAAACATTTTGGCCACTCACCCCGCTACTTTCGTCAACACAGTGAATAA